TCGGCCTGGACCGACCCCGCCGACCTCGCCCGGGACCGCGCCCCGGCCCGGTGCCGCAAGGGCGCCCCGGCCCCCCGCCCGCTCCGCGAGCACCGCACCCTCACCGTCGCCACCGGCACGCTGAACGCCGAGTACGTGGCGCCGCTCCGGCTGGCCGTCGCGCGGGGCGAGTTCGCCAAGGAGGGCCTGGACGTCCGGCTGAAGGTGCTGCCCACCCCGGAGGCACTGCCGCTGCTGGCCAGGGGCGAGCTGGACGCCCTGTGGGCGGCGCCCGAGGCCGCCGTCGTCAACGGCGTCAACGGCGGCTTCGACATCCGCTGGGTGGCCGGCAACTTCTCCCCGGACCCGCGTTCCAGGAGCGGGCTGTGGGTCCGGCTCAAGGACGGGCAGCGCGCCGCCACGGCGACCCTCGAAGGCACCCGCCTGGGCACCATGATCGGCAAAGGGTCCGTGATCATGTACCCGATGACCACGGCGCTCGCCGCACACCACGCGGACCTCGGCTCCGTCGTCTTCCAGCAGCTCGGCTCCTCCGACGTGCTGACCGCGCTCACCGGCGGCGGCGTGGACGCGGCCTGGCTGCTCGACCCCGTCTGGCGCCAGGTCGACGGCGACCGTGGGTACGCGTTCCTCGGCGGCCAGCCCCGGGGCGAGCCGCTCGGCGGCGCCCTGTACGGCCCGAATCTGCTGCAGCGGGACCCGGACGCCGGGGTGGCCTTCCTGCGCGCCTACATCCGCACCGTGAACACCTACTTCGCCGGCGACTACAAGGCCGACCCGGCGTTCGCCGCCGAGCTGGCCCGGCTGCTCGGGGTCGACGGCAAGGTGCTGGCCGCGGTGCCGCCGCTGCGGATGGACTGGGAGATCAGGAAGGGCACCACGGACCGGCTCCAGAGCGCCTACCGCGCGGCCGGTGTCACCAAGGGGGCGCCGCTGCCGGAGAACCGGCTCGTCGACCGCAGCCTCTACGCGGAGGCGGTCGGCCACCGGCCGTGACGGCCACACCCCCGGAGGCGACCGCACGACGAAGGCCCGGATCCATGGGATCCGGGCCTTGGCCGTTGAGTAGCGGGGACAGGATTTGAACCTGCGACCTCTGGGTTATGAGCCCAGCGAGCTACCGAGCTGCTCCACCCCGCGTCGGTGCCCCAACTCTAACCCCGGCCCGACGACCAGCGCAAATTCCTTCCGGACGGCCCGGAAGCCGCCACCCGCGGGCCCCGCGACGCCCGGGCCCCGCACGGCCCCCGCCCCGCGCGGCCGCTACGCGCTGAGCTCGTCCTGCAGCGCCGTACGCAGCCGCGCCGCGCGCTCCGCCACCTCCGGCGGCCCCAGCTCGACGGCCCGCGCACACCAGCTCTGCGCCTCGGCGA
The sequence above is a segment of the Streptomyces lydicus genome. Coding sequences within it:
- a CDS encoding ABC transporter substrate-binding protein, which encodes MRTRTATLAVLLAALALGAGCAAPPPDHAAPAAPRTVRPVAGCGRSAWTDPADLARDRAPARCRKGAPAPRPLREHRTLTVATGTLNAEYVAPLRLAVARGEFAKEGLDVRLKVLPTPEALPLLARGELDALWAAPEAAVVNGVNGGFDIRWVAGNFSPDPRSRSGLWVRLKDGQRAATATLEGTRLGTMIGKGSVIMYPMTTALAAHHADLGSVVFQQLGSSDVLTALTGGGVDAAWLLDPVWRQVDGDRGYAFLGGQPRGEPLGGALYGPNLLQRDPDAGVAFLRAYIRTVNTYFAGDYKADPAFAAELARLLGVDGKVLAAVPPLRMDWEIRKGTTDRLQSAYRAAGVTKGAPLPENRLVDRSLYAEAVGHRP